The following are encoded together in the Hydrogenoanaerobacterium saccharovorans genome:
- a CDS encoding DnaB-like helicase C-terminal domain-containing protein — protein MDKRNELKPYLEDYLRQKGVNILKAFCCLNPAHDDKHPSMRCNRKNHTVHCFSCGVTYDIFDLIGIDYGLTYFPEQYRKVYEMFYGEIPLSQDDSGQKKKEKKELRSRRYSAETAEKHGNSLVRDKETELRALMHRAKQNNEYFQSRGIGDELCKKYGLFEDDERAYMPLFEGGVCTGWCARAKSDGVKPRYKNSTGGMGVWNSDLFTTSFNTQSGESVLSSSTNGENIYITEGIINALTLEQMGCKAVALCGSQNVQKLLTLCEQNAAAVNRLRFVACGDNDRAGESMNRALLDGMKERGLSCTVLALGDGDGDINDLYLRDRERLRSYVQAVEGEHSRDIANYLADAAGASLDAFFAEGERRAKRKGISTGFDSLDDILDGGIYSGLYVIGAISSLGKTSFVLQVADYIAEHSADVLFFSLEQSRFELIAKSLSRTSALLDTKLRRCAFTARELLRGDQPANEMVQTLLETTKRTYAQAAQGMFLREGIADIGAQEIREAVRQHIAMRGAAPVVVVDYLQILKPFDIRATDKQNTDRAVVELKRISRDFDVPVIAISSFNRDNYRSAVSMEAFKESGAVEYSSDVLFGMQLAGAGESGFDVNAAKGKEPRQVELVMLKNRNGIPYAKLKFDYYAKFSLFSEAGSARK, from the coding sequence ACAAGCGTAATGAACTCAAACCGTACTTGGAGGATTACCTTCGGCAAAAGGGCGTCAATATACTCAAAGCCTTTTGCTGTCTCAATCCCGCACATGACGACAAGCACCCTTCGATGCGGTGTAACCGCAAAAACCACACGGTTCACTGTTTTTCCTGCGGAGTTACCTACGATATATTCGATTTAATCGGCATTGATTACGGTCTTACCTATTTTCCAGAACAATATCGAAAAGTTTATGAAATGTTTTACGGTGAAATACCATTAAGTCAGGATGACAGTGGTCAGAAGAAAAAAGAGAAAAAAGAACTCCGGAGCAGACGATATTCAGCTGAAACGGCGGAAAAACACGGAAACAGCCTGGTACGCGACAAAGAGACGGAGCTACGGGCCCTGATGCACCGTGCAAAACAAAACAACGAGTACTTTCAGTCTCGTGGTATTGGCGATGAGCTTTGCAAAAAGTACGGCTTATTTGAAGATGATGAGCGCGCTTATATGCCGCTGTTTGAGGGCGGGGTATGCACGGGATGGTGCGCAAGAGCAAAGAGTGATGGGGTTAAGCCACGCTACAAAAACTCCACCGGCGGAATGGGCGTCTGGAACAGCGATCTTTTTACAACTAGTTTTAACACCCAAAGCGGTGAGAGTGTGTTATCTTCATCGACAAACGGGGAAAATATTTACATCACAGAGGGTATCATCAACGCCCTTACCCTAGAGCAGATGGGCTGTAAAGCGGTTGCCCTGTGCGGCAGCCAGAATGTACAAAAGCTGCTGACACTGTGCGAGCAAAATGCCGCTGCGGTGAACCGTTTGCGTTTTGTGGCATGCGGCGACAACGACAGGGCAGGGGAGAGCATGAACCGTGCTTTACTAGATGGCATGAAAGAGCGCGGGCTCAGCTGTACGGTGCTTGCATTGGGGGACGGTGATGGAGACATCAACGACCTTTACCTGCGCGACCGTGAACGTTTGCGTTCCTATGTGCAGGCGGTAGAGGGCGAACACAGCCGCGACATAGCAAATTACCTTGCCGATGCGGCAGGGGCAAGCCTGGATGCTTTTTTTGCAGAAGGGGAGCGCCGAGCAAAAAGGAAGGGGATTTCCACCGGATTTGATTCGCTGGACGACATTCTTGATGGAGGAATTTACAGTGGATTGTATGTAATCGGAGCAATTTCGAGCCTTGGAAAAACCAGTTTTGTTTTACAGGTTGCGGACTACATAGCCGAGCACAGTGCAGATGTGCTCTTTTTCTCGTTGGAGCAAAGCCGCTTTGAATTGATTGCAAAATCGCTCAGCCGAACCAGTGCTCTGCTGGATACGAAACTACGACGCTGTGCCTTTACCGCGCGGGAACTGCTACGCGGGGACCAACCCGCAAACGAAATGGTACAGACTCTTTTGGAAACGACCAAACGCACCTACGCGCAAGCGGCGCAAGGGATGTTTTTGCGCGAAGGGATCGCGGACATCGGCGCGCAGGAAATCCGCGAGGCAGTGCGCCAACACATCGCCATGAGGGGGGCAGCCCCCGTAGTGGTGGTGGATTATCTGCAGATTTTAAAACCGTTTGATATCCGTGCAACCGACAAGCAAAATACCGACCGCGCGGTGGTGGAACTCAAGCGCATCAGCCGCGATTTTGACGTACCCGTTATCGCTATCTCTAGTTTTAATCGGGATAATTACCGCAGTGCGGTATCAATGGAAGCATTCAAAGAGAGTGGTGCGGTGGAATACAGCAGCGACGTCCTCTTTGGTATGCAGCTTGCGGGGGCAGGGGAGAGTGGTTTTGATGTGAACGCCGCGAAGGGGAAAGAACCGCGTCAGGTGGAGCTTGTAATGCTCAAAAACCGCAACGGCATCCCCTACGCCAAATTAAAATTCGATTATTATGCAAAATTCAGCTTGTTCAGCGAGGCAGG